CATCATCTGCGCAGTAGTTAAAGTACCACAAACAAATATTTCTGAATTTTATGAGTCTGCCTAAAAGCATCTGGTATTTTTTAGAATGCCGCGAGCTACCCTCCCTTCAACGCTTGCACCAGCACCTCGCGGATATGCGCCTGCTGAGTTTCATCCGTAATCATGCTGCCATCGCGTGCGGTGACGTAAAAAATATCCTGTGCCTGTTCCCCCAGTGTATTGATGCGGGCATTGTGTACGCGGATGCCAAGGCCATCCATCGCTTCCCCCAGCCGTGACAGCAAACCGGGCATGTCACCGGTGTTGATCTCGATCAGGGTCAGGTTTTTGTCCGGCTGCTGGTTAAAGGAAACGCGCGTCGGCACGTCAAAATTGCGCAAGATGCGCGGTTTGCGTAGGGCAGCCTGACGCGATATGTCCCGCTCCAGGTTTGCCTCCAGCGTGTCGATAATGTACTGCCGGTCAGCATCACTGATGATGAGTTGGTTATCCGGCCCCAGGATGTGCAGGGTATACAGGTCGAAACCGTCAGTGGTGGAAACGATGCGTGCCTGTACGACATTGAGGTTGAGCTGTTCCAGCGTGGAAACTACCCGCGAAAACAGGTCGTCCTGATCTTTGCTGTAGACGAACAACACATTGCTGCTGCCCGAAACGGTGCGGCGCAGGTGGATCAGGGTCGGCTTGCGTGGCGTTTCGGCGAGGATATGACGGGTATGCCATTGCACGCTTTCCACCGAATGCTGGAGGTGGTAATCGGTACCAAACTGCTTCCATAGTGTGCGGCATTCCGCTTCGCTGAAACCTTCCTGGGTGAGGTGTTCCAGCGCGGCGCGGCGTTTTTCCTCAATCAGCAGGGATGTTTCCCGCGATTGCAAGGTGCGGTTCTGTAACAGTTTGCGGGTGGAATGGTAAAGCTCGTGCAGCAGCGCCTGTTTCCAGCCATTCCACAATTTTGGGTTGGTGCCACGGATGTCGGCCACAGTCAGCAGGAACAGGCAGTCGAGGCGGCTTTGTGACGCCACATGCCCGGCGAACTCGAACACGACTTCCGGATCGCTGATGTCCTTGCGTTGTGCGGTCATGCTCATCAGTAGGTGATTGCGCACCAGCCAGCTGACCAGCGAAGCGTCATGCAGGTTGAGGCTGTGTTCGCGGCAGAAATGGTAGGCGTCGACTGCACCCAGTTCAGAGTGGTCGCCATTGCGCCCCTTGGCGATGTCGTGGAACAGCCCTGTCAGATACAGCAGTTCCGGGTTGCGCAGGGTCTTGAACACTTCCGCGCACAACGGTAGCTCCTGTACGCCGATGCTGGTGCCGTAACGGCGCAGGTTGCGCACCACGAACAGGGTGTGTTCGTCCACCGTATACATGTGGAACAGGTCATACTGCATTCGCCCGACGATATTGGCGAAAGCGGGGATGTACGACGCCAGAATGCCGTAACGGTTCATCAGCCGCATGACGAAGGTGATGCCCTTGGGCTGACGCAGGATCTGCATGAACAGCTGCCGATGGCGCGCCTGCTGGCGGAAACCAGCGTCGATGCGGTGCAGGTTGTGGCGGATCATGCGGGTAGTCGCGGGCGTCAGGCCGTTAACGCCGGGCGTCATTTGCAATAGCAGGAAAATTTCCAGCAGTGCGGTCGGGTAGAGTACGAACACATCCGGTGAATTCACCGAAATCAGGTTGCCGCGTTTCTGATACCACTCGCCGAGCATTTCCGGCGGTGGCGGGTGCAGGGTGAGGATGCGTTCGCGGAAAATCCCCATCAGCATGTCAGTGAGACGCTCCAGTTCGGTGATGGTGCGGTAGTAGCGCTGCATGAAAGCCTCCACCGCCGCATTGTTGGCATCATTGGTGTAGCCAAAGCTGTGCGCCAGACTGCGCTGGTAGTCGAATAGCAGGCGGTCTTCCTTGCGCCCGGCCAGTTCGTGCAGGGCGAAACGGATGCGCCACAGGAACAAACGGCCTTCACGCAGGGTTTCGTATTCATCGTGTTCCAGCAGTCGGTTTTCATACAGTTCCTGCAAGGAAAAGGTGCCGTACTCACGTTGTGTGACCCAACTGATGGTCTGGATGTCGCGCAAGCCGCCGCGCCCGTCTTTCAGGTTGGGTTCGACCCGGTGCGAGGTGTCGCCGAATTTCTGGTGGCGTTTGTGCACTTCTTCCAGTTTGGCCTGGAAGAAATCGCGGCTGTTCCACATTTTTTCCGGGCTGGTGGCAGCGCGCAGGGCGAAGAACAGACTTTCGCTGCCGCTGAGGAAACGGGCTTCGATCAGGTTGGTGATGATGCTCAGGTCGCTGCGGGCCATTTCCACGCATTCATTCAGGGTGCGGACGCTGTGGCCAACATCCAGCCCGATGTCCCACAGCAGGGTAACGAAGGCGGATAGGCGTTCGCGGCATTCTTCGCCGGGTGGTTCGGTCAGCAGAACCATCAGATCTATGTCGGAAGAAGGGTGAAGTTCCTCCCTGCCATAGCCGCCAACCGCAATCAGGGCAGCCCGCTGTTGCTGTTGGGGAATGCTGTTGCGGTTCCATAAGTGACGCAACAATGCATCAATGAAGTGGGTATGGTGTCGCAGTAAGGTGCGGATATCCTGCCCGGCGTGAAATTCCGCGCCCAGGCGTTTGCGGGCTTCGCGGATGGCTTGTACGTAATCAGCGGTTTGTGGGCTGCCAAGTTCCAGCAGGCTGCTGTAAACATCCAGCAGGGGATTGTTCGGGATCATACGGTGGCGCGCCAGTCTGCTTCTTCTTCACGCAGGGTAAGGATTTCAAAGCCGTCTTCAGTGACCAGGATGGTATGTTCCCACTGGGCAGAGAGCTTGTGATCCTTGGTGACGGCAGTCCACTGGTCGGGGAGGATTTTCAGGTGGCGCTTGCCCTGGTTGATCATGGGTTCGATGGTGAAAATCATGCCCGGCTGGATGATGATCTTGTCGCTGTCCTTGCTGTAGTAGTGCAGGATTTGCGGGGATTCATGGAACTGGTTGCCGATGCCATGCCCGCAAAATTCTTCCACCACGCTGTAGCGGTTGGCGTGGGCGTGTTTCTGGATGGCCTTGCCGATATTGCCGAGCGGCGCGCCGGGGTGGACTTCGAGGATGCCGCGATACAGGCATTGCTGGGTAATCTGGCTGAGACGCTTGCCTGCGATGGAAGGCTCGCCGACGAAGAACATTTTACTGGTGTCGCCGTGGTAGCCGTCCTTAATGACGGTGATGTCGATGTTAAGGGCGTCGCCTTCCTTGAGCTTCTTGTCGCCAGGAATGCCGTGGCAGATGACGTGGTTGACGGAGGTGCAGATGGAGCGGGGGAACGGTGGTTCACCATAGTTTAGCGGGGCAGGGATGGCTTGCTGCACGTTAACAATGTAATTGTGGCAAATCTGATCCAGTTCTCCGGTCGTGACGCCGGGTTTTACATAAGGGCCAATCATCTCCAGCACTTCTGCCGCCAGCTTGCCCGCAACCCGCATTTTGGCGATTTCTTCTGCTGTTTTGATCTTGATAGTCTGGTCTTTTTGTGTCTTCGCCATTATTAGTTCTTCCCGGTAGCACTCAAAAGCGTTTCATGGTATAAAGCGCCCGCGTTTTCCGCAAATAGTTTTACATTTTTTAAATCCACACATACATCGACACGCCGCGCAGGGTGCCTGAACCAAAAAAATCGGGTTGCGCAGGTGGGATGTATGGAGGCAT
The sequence above is drawn from the Thiothrix nivea DSM 5205 genome and encodes:
- the map gene encoding type I methionyl aminopeptidase → MAKTQKDQTIKIKTAEEIAKMRVAGKLAAEVLEMIGPYVKPGVTTGELDQICHNYIVNVQQAIPAPLNYGEPPFPRSICTSVNHVICHGIPGDKKLKEGDALNIDITVIKDGYHGDTSKMFFVGEPSIAGKRLSQITQQCLYRGILEVHPGAPLGNIGKAIQKHAHANRYSVVEEFCGHGIGNQFHESPQILHYYSKDSDKIIIQPGMIFTIEPMINQGKRHLKILPDQWTAVTKDHKLSAQWEHTILVTEDGFEILTLREEEADWRATV
- the glnD gene encoding [protein-PII] uridylyltransferase, coding for MIPNNPLLDVYSSLLELGSPQTADYVQAIREARKRLGAEFHAGQDIRTLLRHHTHFIDALLRHLWNRNSIPQQQQRAALIAVGGYGREELHPSSDIDLMVLLTEPPGEECRERLSAFVTLLWDIGLDVGHSVRTLNECVEMARSDLSIITNLIEARFLSGSESLFFALRAATSPEKMWNSRDFFQAKLEEVHKRHQKFGDTSHRVEPNLKDGRGGLRDIQTISWVTQREYGTFSLQELYENRLLEHDEYETLREGRLFLWRIRFALHELAGRKEDRLLFDYQRSLAHSFGYTNDANNAAVEAFMQRYYRTITELERLTDMLMGIFRERILTLHPPPPEMLGEWYQKRGNLISVNSPDVFVLYPTALLEIFLLLQMTPGVNGLTPATTRMIRHNLHRIDAGFRQQARHRQLFMQILRQPKGITFVMRLMNRYGILASYIPAFANIVGRMQYDLFHMYTVDEHTLFVVRNLRRYGTSIGVQELPLCAEVFKTLRNPELLYLTGLFHDIAKGRNGDHSELGAVDAYHFCREHSLNLHDASLVSWLVRNHLLMSMTAQRKDISDPEVVFEFAGHVASQSRLDCLFLLTVADIRGTNPKLWNGWKQALLHELYHSTRKLLQNRTLQSRETSLLIEEKRRAALEHLTQEGFSEAECRTLWKQFGTDYHLQHSVESVQWHTRHILAETPRKPTLIHLRRTVSGSSNVLFVYSKDQDDLFSRVVSTLEQLNLNVVQARIVSTTDGFDLYTLHILGPDNQLIISDADRQYIIDTLEANLERDISRQAALRKPRILRNFDVPTRVSFNQQPDKNLTLIEINTGDMPGLLSRLGEAMDGLGIRVHNARINTLGEQAQDIFYVTARDGSMITDETQQAHIREVLVQALKGG